The DNA sequence GACACCAGCGCCGCCTTGCCGATCGCGCTCGCCACCGTGCGGCGGCTGCCGACGGCCCGGGCCGCCTCTTCGTCCGCCCAGCGTTCCGCGGTGTACGACACCGCCGTGCGCAGCGGGCGCAGGAACGGATTGGCCCGCGCGGCCAGTTGGACGGCGAGCAGGAAACGGTGGTGCCGCGCGGCCAGATGGGCCCGTTCGTGGGCGAACAGCGCCCGGCGTTCGGCGGGTTCGAGACGGTCCAGCAGCCCCGTGGTGACCACCACCCGGTCCCGCCGGCCACCCGGCAGCGCGTAGGCATACGGCATCTCGTCGGGGAGTACGACCACACCGGTACCCGGCAGCCCGGCGAGCGCCCGGTGGGCGTGGCGGCGGACCCGGCCGTGCCGCCACAGTGTCCGGCCGCAGGCCACAACCACCGCGCACAGCGCCGGAATGGCGGCCTTGCCGACGATCTCGTCGTACGGCACGGCTGCTCGCACCTCGGGGTCCGACCAGCCGTCGGGCAGCGGGTTGCCGGGCAGTTGGGCGGTGCCGACCACCATCGCCAGGCCCAGGCACACCGTGCTGCACACCGCCATGACGGCGGCGACGGCGGTGAGCAGCCTTGTCGCGGTGCGGGGATGCAGGTGCTGCTCGGCGAGGCGGGCGATCGGCCATGCCGTGAGCGGCAGGACGAGCGGGAGAAAGACGAAGACCCCCATGAGGTGTCAGTTGTCCCCTTCGCTCCGGGACCCGCCCGGTTCGCTCCGGGACTGGCCGAGCAGTTCACGCAGCAGCCGCTCGTCGTCCGGCCGCAGACCGGTGACGAAGCTGGCGAGCACGGCCCCGCGGTCGCTCTCGGCGTCCAGCACCCTGCGCATCCTGTGCGCCGCGAGGCCCGCCTCGTCCGAGGCCGACGTCCACGCGAAGGAGCGGCCCGCACGCTCCCGGGTCACCGCGCCCTTGGCCAGCAGACGGGTCAGGATCGTGATCACCGTCGTATAGGCGAGATCCCCGCCGAGCCGTTCCTGCACCCAGCCGGCCGTCGCCGGACCGTCCGCCTCCCGCAGCGCCGACAGGACCAGCGCCTCCAGCTCGCCCTGTCCCCGGCGCCGGGAACGCTGCCGGTCATCCGCCATGCCCTGTCTCCCTTCCGCTGACCTGCGCGTCATGTGCGATACATCGAGCGGTACATCGTAAGGAAAACAGAGGCGGCCTTCCATTCCTTCTACAGTGATGTAGATTTCAGAGGGACCGCAATCAGCGCAATCACCTCACGCGAAGGGGAGAGCATCAGTGGGAGTTTCCCTGTCCAAGGGCGGCAACGTCTCGCTCAGCAAGGAGGCGCCGGGCCTGACCGCCGTCCTGGTCGGACTGGGCTGGGACGTGCGCACGACCACCGGCACCGACTACGACCTCGACGCCTCCGCCCTGCTGCTGAACGCCTCCGGCAAGGTCCCGTCCGACCGGCACTTCGTCTTCTACAACAACCTCACCAGCCCGGACGGTTCCGTGGAGCACACCGGTGACAACCTCACCGGTGAGGGCGAGGGCGACGACGAGTCCGTCAAGGTCGAGCTGGCGGCCGTGCCCGCCGACGTCGACCGGATCGTGTTCCCGGTCTCCATCCACGACGCCGAGAACCGCGGCCAGAGCTTCGGCCAGGTCCGCAACGCCTTCATCCGCATCGTCAACCAGGCCGGTGGGGCCGAGATCGCACGCTACGACCTGTCCGAGGACGCCTCGACCGAGACGGCCATGGTGTTCGGCGAGTTGTACCGACACGGCGCCGAGTGGAAGTTCCGAGCGGTCGGACAGGGTTACGCCTCCGGACTCGCCGGGATCGCCGCCGACTTCGGTGTCGACGTCTGACAGCGGGGCCCAGCTCGCCCGTGGGACGCTACTCACACCTGCTCCACCTGCGCCAACACGTCACCCAGCTCACCAGAAGGACGGGAACCTCATGTTCGGACTGAGCGAACTCGTGATCATCCTCCTCGTCGTCATCGCCGTCCTCTGCGCGAAGAAGCTTCCCGAACTCGCCCGTTCGGCGGGCAAGTCGGCGCGCATCCTCAAGTCCGAGGCCAGGGCGATGAAGGACGAGGACGCTCCGGGGGCGCCTCGGGTGATTCCGGGGGAGACCGTCGCCCCGGAGGGGCCGAGGCCGCAGAGCTCGGGTGCGCCGTAGGGCAGAGCGTCACGAGCCAGCGCCACGAGATTGCGAAGGGCTCCCACAAGTCATGTTCTTGTGGGAGCCCTTCATCGTGCTGCCTGCCGGTGAAGGTTGAGAAGACGATCACGAGCAGGACATCCGCGGCGTGTTACGGCGTCACGGCGCGAGAAGCAGACTGTTGCCGCGCTCCTTGGCGGCGGCGTAACGCTTGGCCACGTCCTGCCAGTTGACGACCTGCCACATGGCCTCGATGAAGTCGACCTTCTGGTTCCGGTACTGGAGGTAGAAGGCGTGCTCCCAGGCGTCGAACACCAGGATCGGCGTCGAACCCTGGCCGATGTTGCCCTGGTGGTCGTAGACCTGCTCGACGATGAGGCGGCCGCTGAGTGGCTCGTAGGCGAGCACACCCCAGCCGGAACCCTGGGTCGTGGCCGACGCCTTGGAAAGCTGGGCCTTGAAGTTCGCGAAGGACCCGAAGGACTCTGCGATGGCGTCCGCGAGTTCGCCCACGCCGTCCTTCTCCAGCGGCTCGCCGCCGCCCTCGCCCGTCATGTTGTGCCAGTAGATCGAGTGCAGGATGTGGCCGGAGAGATGGAAGGCCAGATTCTTCTCCAGGCCGTTGATCGAGCCCCACGACTCCTTGTCCCGCGCCTCGGCGAGCTGCTCCAGCGTGTCGTTCGCGCCCTTCACGTACGCCGCGTGGTGCTTGTCGTGGTGCAGTTCGATGATCTCGGGGCTGATGACCGGGGCGAGCGACGCGTAGTCGTACGGAAGCTCCGGGAGCGTGTAAACCGCCATGTCCAACGTCCTCCGACATTATTGCGAATGATATGCAGCTGCACGTTAACAGTAAGAGCGACAACTTTTCGATCAGGCGTTGGGCCTAGGACCTGGGCCGTGTCGCAGCGCGGTGTCACTGCTGCCCGAGCCCGGTTGCGCGGGCGGCGCCAGGCCGGCCGTCCACTTCTCCTCGATGCGGCCGGCCTTCCACACCACCAGGGCCAACGCCCACGTGGCGAAGAACAGGCCGACGATGACGTAACCGATGACGTTCAGGTCGAGGCCGGACACCCAGTCCCAGAACGGGCCGTGCAGGTCCGCCTGCTCGGCGATCAGGCCCAGCAGCTCGACAGTGCCGATGATGAGGGCGACGGCGACCGACAGGCCCGTGATGGTGAGGTTGTAGTAGACCTTGCGGACCGGCTTGGAGAACGCCCAGCCGTAGGCGAAGTTCATGAACGAGCCGTCGATGGTGTCGAGCAGCGACATGCCGGCCGCGAACAGGAGCGGCAGGCACAGGATGGCGTACCACGGCAGCCCGGATGCCGCGCCCGAGCCGGCGAGGACGAGGAGTGCGATCTCGGTCGCGGTGTCGAAGCCGAGGCCGAAGAGCATGCCCAGGGGATACATCTGCCAGGGCTTGGTGATCGACTTGATCAGGCGGACGAGGAGGCGGTTCATGAAGCCCCGGTTGTTGAGCTGGTCTTCGAGGGCGGCCTCGTCGAAGTGGCCGGTGCGCATCCGCCGGAAGACCTTCCAGACGCCGGCCATGATCACGATGTTGATGACCGCGATGAGGTAGAGGAACGTCCCCGAGACCGTCGTACCGATCCAGCCCGTCACGCTGTGCAGCGCCGAGTCGTCGTTCTGCACCGGGTCGGCCAACGCCTTGACGCCCAGGGAGAGCAGGAGGGCGAGGGCGAAGACGATCGAGGAGTGGCCGAGGGAGAACCAGAAGCCCACCGACAGTGGCCGCTGCCCCTCGCTCATCAGCTTGCGGGTGGTGTTGTCGATGGCGGCGATGTGGTCGGCGTCGAAGGCGTGCCGCATGCCGAGGGTGTAGGCGGTGACGCCGATGCCGATACCGAAGGTCTTGCTGCCCAGGCTGTAGTGCTCGGGGGCGACGACCACCACGAGTGTGAACCAGCCGATGACGTGGAGCACCAGGATGAACGCGGCCATTCCGCCGAGGTTCGCCCACTCCTTGCGGGTCATGGACGTAACGATGCGGTGCCACGAGGAAGTCATGGAGGTGGGGGCCTTACTGCTGGTCGGATGGCTGTTCTCAGCCGCGCGGCCCAGGCTTCTGCCCATCACTTGCAAGAACAACGCAGGGGCGGCAAAGCCCGCGTCAGGATTTCCTTATTGCACATTGCTTGCAATAGCATTAGTCGCGCAGAAAGGGGTGATCCGGTATGGGGCGCAAGGCATCTCCGATCGTGCTGGGCATCGAGTCGTCCTGCGACGAGACGGGCGCGGGTCTCGTCCAGGACGGCCGGCTGCTCGGCCATGCCATCGCGTCGAGCATGGACGAACACGCCCGCTACGGCGGTGTCGTGCCCGAGATCGCCGCCCGCGCCCATGTGCATGCGGTACGACCGGTGGTCCAGCAGGCCCTGGACGGTGCCGGGTTGCGGCTCTGCGACATCGGCGCGGTCGCCGTCACCACCGGACCGGGCCTGTCGGGCGCGCTCCAGGTGGGGCTGGCCGGGGCGAAGGGCATCGCGTACGCGCTCGGTGTCCCCCTGTACGGCGTGCACCACCTCGCCGGCCATGTCGCCGCCGACACCCTGGAACACGGGCCGTTGCCCGATCCCTGCATGGTGCTGATCGTCTCGGGCGGCCACACTTCGCTGCTCCTCGTCCGCGACCTGGCCCGCGATCCGATCGTCCATCTCGGCGACACCCTCGACGACGCGGCCGGGGAGTGCTTCGACAAGGTGGCGCGGGTTTTCGGGCTGCCGTATCCGGGCGGTCCGGCCATCGACCGGGCAGCGCGCGTGGGGGATCCGCGCGCTGTCCCCTTCCCGCGCCCGCTGACCGGCCCGCGCGACGAACCGTACGACTTCTCCTTCTCCGGGCTGAAGACGGCTGCCGCGCGGTGGGCGGAGGGGCACGCGGGCCCTGAACTGCCCGTCGCCGGCGGCGCGGCGTCGCTGCAGGAGGCCATCGCCGACGTACTGACCCGCAAGGCGGTGGCGGCCTGCGTCGAGCATGGTGTGGGCACCCTGGTCGTGGTCGGCGGGGTTGCCGCGAACTCCCGTGTCCGTTCCCTGGCCGAGGAGCGCTGCCGCGCCGCGGGTGTCAAACTGCGCGTGCCGCCCCTGCGGTTGTGCACGGACAACGGCGCGATGATCGCCGCCGTCGGCGACCTCCTCGTGCGTGCCGGAGCCGGACCGGCCCCGCTGGACGTGTCGATCGATCCGTCGGCGCCGCTTGAGTACGCGGCCCTGCACCCTGTGGCGGCCATCGCCAAGGCGGTGGCCGCCTGATGAACCCTGTCGTCCGGGTCTTCAAGGGCGCCGATCTCCTCGCCCACTCCGCCGCGCTGCGCGCCGTCTATCTCGACGCCTTCAGTGGCCCACCATGGAACGAGGGCGAGGAATACGCGGTCGAGTTCGCCAAGCGGCTCACGCTGGACGTCCGCCGTCCCGGTTTCACCGCCGCGCTCGCCCTCGCCGGCCAGGAGGCCCTCGGCTTCGCCACCGCCTGGACCACCCCCAACCCCCTCCCCACCGACCGCTGCTACCCGCAGGCCGCCGCCGGGCTCGGCCCCGACCGCAGCGTCGACTGGCTGTGCGGGGCCCGCGAGGTGGACGAACTCGCCGTCCGCGGCGCCACCCGGGGCACCGGCCTCGCCGCCGACCTGCTGGAAGCGGTCACCGCGGACGCCCCCGAAGGCCGCTCCTGGCTGCTCACCTCCGTCCGGTCGGGGCGAGCCATGTCCTTCTACCGCCGCCACGGCTGGACGCAGGCCACCCACCCCTCCCCCGACGGCACGGGCATCGTCGTCTTCCTGAGCCCTCGTCACCCCGCCCGGTCCCAGGCTGCCCCACCCCTGACGCAAGCGTCGTCGTCCCCGGCATCGAGGAGGCCGTCGGCCGCATCACCCGGTACGGCTCCTCCTGCCGGCTGAACGGCAACGCCCGGGCCGGTCACGCCCGCCTGTCGTTCTCAGCCTCGACCGGATACGGCACGAACGTGCTGCTGTGCTCGTCGACGGCGAGTGCCCTGCCCAGCGGAGGAGCCGCCCGCTGAGGACAGTCGAGACGCTCGCAGACGCGGCAGCCCATCCCGATCGGGGTCGCCGCGGAGGCGTTGGTGAGATCGAGGCCGTCGGAGTAGACGAGGCGGTGGGCGTGGCGGATCTCGCAGCCGAGCCCGATGGCATACGTCCTGCCGGGCTCGCCCCAGCCGCCTCGGTGCCGGGTGACAGCGCGGGCGGTCCACAAGTAGCGCTGCCCGTCCGGCATTTCGGCGATCTGAACGTGGATGCGACCGGGGGCGGCGAACGCCTCGTAGACGTTCCACAAGGGGCAGGTGCCGCCGGCCCGGGAGAAGTGGAAGCCGGTGGCCGACTGGCGTTTGGACATGTTCCCGGCACGGTCGACACGCACGAAGGAGAAGGGCACACCGCGCAGTCGGGGTCGTTGGAGGGTGCTCAGGCGGTGGCAGACGGTCTCATAGCCGAGGCCGTAGCGGTCGGTGAGGCGCTCGATGTCGTAGCGGAACTCCTCGGCCGCCGTGTGGAAGGCGGTGTACGGCAGGATCAGCGCGGCCGCGAAGTAGTTGGCGATGCCGATGCGGGCCAGGGCGTGGGCGGGTGAGCCGGGCGGAAAGTCCTCGGCGGCCTGACGGTCGACGTCGCCGTATTCGAGGAGCGCCAGTTGCGTGGCCATGCGGAACGCTCGCTGGCCGGGGCGCAGGCGGGTCGACAGGTGGAGGGTGCGGGTCGCCGCGTCGAAGTGGTGCAGCCGGTCGCCGGTCCCTGCGGCCGGGCGGACGTCGTGCGCGTCGGCCAGTCTCGCCGTGAGGGCGCCGACGACCTCGCCGGGCCGGATGCCGATCTCGTCGGCGAGGCGTTCGGCCGCGAGGTCGGTGTCGTGCAGGTAGTTCTGGCGGCGGTAGAAGAAGTCCCGGATCTCCTCGTGGGGTGAGCGCGGTGTCTCGACGGCGGTGTCCCGGCCGTCGGCCGCTCCCGCGAGCCGCTCGGACAGGAGCTGGTTGCGGCGGCCCAGGTCGAGGAGGACCCGCGCGACCGCGGGCATGCGGGAGGCGAGTTCGGCGAGGTCGGACGGGGAGACGCGGGCTTCGGCGATCTCACCGGTGAGCGCCTCGCGCAGGTCGGCCACCAGACGGGTCGTGTCGCGCTCGGAGAAGAAGTTCGGGTCCAGTCCGAAGGTCTCGGTCAGCCGGAGCAGGACGGGGACGGTGAGCGGGCGGGAGTCGTGCTCCATCTGGTTCAGATAGCTGGGCGAGATGGCGAGGACCCGGGCCAGTTCGGCCTGGCTCATCCGGCGCTCCTCACGGAGCCTGCGCAGCCGTGCCCCCGCATAGGTCTTGCTCACCGCGTGCGTTCCTCCATGTCAGGGACCGGCTGAGACCAGGTCAGGGTACGCCGGCCAGAGCACCTCGCGTCCTTCGCAAAGTTGGCAAACAGCGGCCAGAAGATTCGCAAAGCTTGGCAGGCTTCCATGGTTGGCGGCACTGAGTGCCAGTGCCAGAGTGTGAGTGCGGCCCACCGGACCCGGCAGGCTCCGCCCGGAACCGGGGCGCGATTCATGCCCTGACGTCGGAGATCCCGGCAGGACGGCAGCCCGTACCGGCAGCATTGCTCACCTTCGCCCTTCGGGGTGACGGCGGGCCGCACCTCTTGATGAGACACGCAGTGCCACTCGTGCGGAGCGCAGCACACGATTGGCAGACGCAACAGACCGAGGAGACGGTGACAGTCATGGCAGAGGCGAGGACGCAGGCGGCCGAGGAGCTCGCACGGCGCTGGGCCACCGACCCTAGGTGGCAGGGCATCGAGCGCACCTACAGCGCCGAGGACGTCGTACGGCTGTCCGGCAGTGTCCGCGAGGAGCAGACGCTGGCCCGGCGCGGGGCCGAGCGGCTGTGGCGTCAACTGCACGAGCAGGACTACATCCACGCGCTCGGCGCGCTGACCGGGGGCAGGCGGTGCAGCAGGTCAAGGCCGGCCTCCAGGCGATCTACCTGTCCGGCTGGCAGGTCGCCGCCGACGCCAACCAGGCCGGGCACACCTACCCCGACCAGAGCCTCTACCCGGCCAACTCCGTTCCGCAGGTGGTGCGTCGGATCAACAACGCGCTGCTGCGCGCCGACCAGATCGCCACCGCGGAGGGCGCGGGCGACACCACGGACTGGCTGGCGCCGATCGTGGCCGACGCGGAGGCCGGCTTCGGCGGCCCGCTCAACGCATTCGAGCTGACCAAGGCGATGATCGCGGCGGGCGCGGCCGGCATCCACTACGAGGACCAGCTCGCCTCCGAGAAGAAGTGCGGCCACCTCGGCGGCAAGGTCCTCGTCCCGACCTCGCAGCACATCCGCACCCTCAACGCGGCCCGTCTGGCGGCGGACATCGCCGACGTGCCGACCGTCATCGTCGCCCGCACCGACGCTCTCGCCGCCAACCTCCTCACCAGTGATGTCGACGAGCGCGACGCCGAGTTCGTCACCGGCGAGCGGACGGCGGAGGGCTTCTACCGGGTGCGGGGCGGCATGGCGCCGGTCATCGCACGCGGTCTGGCCTACGCGCCGTACGCCGATCTGATCTGGGTGGAGACGGGCACCCCGGATCTGGAGCAGGCCCGCGAGTTCGCCGAGGCGATCCACGCCCGGTACCCGGACCGGATGCTGGCGTACAACTGCTCGCCGTCCTTCAACTGGAAGGCCGCGCTGGACGACGACCAGATCGCCAAGTTCCAGCGTGAACTGGGCGCGATGGGCTACAAGTTCCAGTTCATCACGCTGGCCGGCTTCCACTCCCTGAACCACGGCATGTTCGACCTCGCCCGTGGCTACGCCGAGCACGGCATGACCGCCTACGTCGACCTGCAGGAGAAGGAGTTCGCCGCGCAGGCCCACGGTTTCACCGCCGTCAAGCACCAGCGCGAGGTCGGTACGGGGTACTTCGACCTGGTGTCGACGGCGGTCAATCCCGCGTCGTCCACGACCGCGCTGGCCGGGTCCACGGAGGAAGAGCAGTTCCACTAGGCCGCCGGGCCGCACTTGTCGAGCGGAGGGGCGGGCGTCCGTCCCCGTCCAGCCCCTCCGCTCCCACCCCTCAGGAGACCCGATGTCCACCACCGCACTGACCCACCATGTCCGCGTCCTCGCCGGTCCGGGCCACCGTCACGACGAGATCCTCACGCCTGCCGCCCTCGACTTCGTGGGCCGGCTCGCTGCGGAGTTCGGCGAACGCCGCCGGGAACTCATGAAGGAGCGCCGCAGGCTGGCGCTGCGGCTGGCGTCGGGCTCACCGCTCGGCTTCCCCCTGGTCACCTCCGCCGTCCGCGCCGACCCGGCCTGGCGCGTCGCACCGCCCGCACCCGGCCTGACCGACCGCCGCGTCGAGATCACCGGCCCGCCGGACCGCCGGATGGCGGTCAACGCGCTCAACTCCGGCGCCGAGGTCTGGATGGCGGACTTCGAGGACGCCACCGCTCCCCTCTGGGACAACGTCATCGGCGGCCAGCTCAACCTGCTCGACGCCGTCGAGCGCCGTTTCGACTTCACCACGGCGGAGGGCACGGAATACCGGCTCGGCGAGAGCGACCGGCTCGCCACCGTCATGGTCCGCCCGCGCGGCTGGCATCTCGACGAGGAGCACCTGGAGTCGGACGGGCGGCCCGTGCCCGCCGCCCTGGTCGACTTCGGCCTGTACTTCTTCCACTGCGCCCAGCGCCAGATCGACGCCGGGTACGGTCCGTACTTCTACCTGCCGAAGCTGGAGAACCGCTACGAGGCACGTCTGTGGAACGACGTCTTCGTCCTCGCCCAGGAACTGCTCGGTATCCCACGCGGCACGATCCGCGCCACGGTCCTCATCGAGACGATCACCGCCGCGTTCGAGATGGAGGAGATCCTCTACGAACTGCGTGAGCACAGCGCGGGACTCAACGCGGGTCGCTGGGACTACCTGTTCAGCCTGATCAAGACCTTCGGTCACCGCACCGACTTCCTCCTCCCCGACCGGGCCAAGGTGACGATGAGCGCCCCCTTCATGCGGGCGTACACCGAACTCCTCGTGCGCACCTGCCACCGTCGCGGCGCGCACGCCATCGGCGGCATGGCCGCCCACGTGCCCGGCAAGGACCCGGACACGAACGAGGCCGCGCTCGCCAAGGTCCGGCTCGACAAGGAGCGCGAGGCGGAGGACGGCTTCGACGGCTCCTGGGTGGCTCACCCCGGGCTGGTCCCCGCCTGCCGCGAGGTCTTCGACGGTGTCCTCGGCGAACGGCCCCACCAACTCGACCGTACCCGCGACGACGTCGAGGTGACCGCGGCCGACCTGCTGTCGGTGCGAAGGATCAGCGGGCCGCCGACCGCGGAGGGTGTCCGCAGCAACATCGCCGTCGCGCTGCGCTACTTCGCCGCCTGGCTGCGCGGGCAGGGCGCCGTCGCCCTGTACGGCCTGATGGAGGACGCGGCCACCGCCGAGATCGCCCGCGTGCAGATCTGGCAGTGGCTCCGGCACCGGGTCGTCGACCGGGAGACGGTGCTGCGGCTGCTCGACGACGAGGTCGCCGCGCTCGGCGCCGAGTACCCGTGGGCGCCCGTCGACGAGATCCGCGCCCTGTTCGAACGCATGGCGCTGGCAGGCGAGTTGCCCCAGTTCTTCACCCCGGACGCGTACACCCGGCACCTCGTGAAGCGGACGAAGGCCGGCGCGTGAGCGGGGGCATCCGGCGCGTCGGGGTGGTCGGCGGCGGGCAGATGGGGGCCGGGATCGCCGAGATGTGCGCACGGGCCGGGCTCGACACCGTGGTCTGCGAAGTGGACGCGCTCGCGGCCCGCGCGGCACGGGAGCGGGTGGCGGCATCACTCGACCGCGCGGTGCGCCGCGGCAAGCTGGAGGAGGCCGCGGCGCGGGACGCCCTCGCCCGCATGGTCTTCAGCGGCAGCCTGGACGATCTCGCCGACCGGCAGCTCGTCGTCGAGGCGGTCGTCGAGAACCCGGCCGCCAAGGCCGGAGTCTTCGCCACGCTCGACAAGATCGTCGAGGACCCGGAGGCGGTGCTGGCGACCAACACCTCCTCACTCCCCGTCATGCGGCTCGGCATGGCGACCGGCCGGGCCGACCGGGTCGTGGGCCTGCACTTCTTCAACCCGGTGCCGGTGCTGCCCCTGGTGGAGGTCGTGACCTCGCTGCACACGTCGGGGACGACCGTCGCCGCCGTCGAGGACTTCGCGGTCCGCGCGCTCGGCAAGACCGTCATCCGCTCCCAGGACCGGGCAGGCTTCGTCGTCAACGCCCTGCTCATCCCGTACCTGCTGTCCGCGGTCCGGATGGCGGAGTCCGGTTTCGCCACCGCCGCCGACATCGACACGGGCATGGAGCTGGGCTGCGCCCACCCCATGGGCCCACTGAAACTGGCAGACCTGATCGGGCTGGACACGGTCGCCTCGATCGCCGAGTCGCTCTACGACGAGTTCAGGGAACCCCTCTACGCCCCTCCCCCGCTGCTCCAGCGGATGGTGGAGGCGGGACTGCTCGGCCGGAAGACCGGCCGCGGGTTCCACGTCTACGACCAGGACTGAGGGCCTGGTACGACGCGGGCCGAGGGGCCCGCGTCGCCGCCGGGAGTGAGGGTTCCCGCGCGGCGGACACAGGGGAAGGGCGGGAAGCGCGGATGCGGCGCGCTTCCCGCCCTGTGGCGTTGCGAGCCCAGGCACGCTCGGGGAGCTCGGGGATCTCAGGGAACTCCCGGCACTCGGAGATCTCAGGGAACTCCCGGCACTCGGGGAGCTCGGGGCACTCCGGCACTCGGGTGTCCCATTTCACCATCCGAATGACGGACGCCGTCCGTCCCTCCGCGGTGCCACCCCGTAGGCTGGCCGGTGCAGCTGGTTCGCCCCGCCCTCCAGGTGGGATGCGTCGCAAGAGGGAACCCGGTGGGAATCCGGGACTGCCCCGCAGCGGTGAGTGGGAACGACCGCCGTCATCCGCACTGGGCCCGACGAACGGGGCCTGGGAAGCGACGGCCAGTAGATGTCCTCCGGTCAGGAGGACGTGCCCGCGAGTCCGAAGACCTGCCAACTGCCCGCGCGCGGACACCTCGTGCGCGGACATCCCGGTGACCTCGAGGGCGGTCGGCGTACATACCAGGCGGACGACCGTGCCCATCCGCGCACGCTCCGACCGTCGGGTTCGTCACCCCTTCGCGCTCTCGTCCCGTCCCCGGGACCCCAGGGATTCATCTCGCGAAGGAGATCTCCGTGACCACGAAGTCCGCAGCCGCGGCAGCACGGGCCACCGTGTACGGCTACCCCCGCCAGGGCCCGAACCGGGAACTGAAGAAGGCGATCGAGGGCTACTGGAAGGGCCGCGTCACGCCCGACGCCCTGCGCACCACGGCCGCCGAACTGCGCGCCGCCAACTGGCGTCAGCTGGCCGACGCCGGCATCCACGAGGTCCCGACGGGCGACTTCTCGTACTACGACCACGTCCTGGACACCACCGTCATGGTCGGCGCGATCCCAGAGCGGCACCGGGACGCCGTCACGGCCGACACAGTCGACGGCTACTTCGCCATGGCCCGCGGCACGCAGGACGTGGCACCGCTGGAGATGACGAAGTGGTTCGACACGAACTACCACTACCTGGTCCCGGAGTTGGGCCCGGACACCGTCTTCACGGCCGACTCGGCCAAGCAGGTCGCCGAGCTGAAGGAGGCCCTGGCGCTGGGCCTGACCGCCCGCCCCGTCCTGGTCGGCCCGGTCACCTACCTGCTGCTCGCCAAGCCCGCCCCCGGTGCGCCCGCCGCCTTCGAGCCGCTGACGCTCCTGGACCGTCTGTTGCCGGTGTACGCCGAGGTTCTCGCCGACCTGCGCGCGGCCGGCGCCGAGTGGGCACAGCTCGATGAGCCCGCACTCGTGCAGGACCGCACCCCGGCCGAGCTGAACGCCGCCGAGCGCGCCTACCGCGATCTGGGTGCCCTCACCGACCGCCCGAAGCTGCTGGTTGCCTCGTACTTCGACCGGCTCGGCGACGCCCTGCCGGTGCTGGCGAAGGCCCCCGTCGACGGGCTGGCACTGGACTTCACCGAGTCCGCCGCCGCCAACCTCGACGCGCTCGCCGCCGTCGGCGGACTGCCCGGCAAGCGCCTGGTCGCCGGCGTGGTCAACGGCCGCAACATCTGGGTCAACGACCTGGAGAAGTCCCTGTCCACCCTGGGCACCCTGCTCGGGCTGGCCGACCGGGTCGACGTGGCCGCCTCCTGCTCACTGCTCCATGTGCCCCTGGACACGGGCCTGGAGCGGGACATCGAGCCACAGGTCCTGCGCTGGCTGGCCTTCGCGAGGCAGAAGACCGCCGAGATCATCACCCTCGCCAAGGGCCTCGCGCAGGGCACCGACACCATCGCCGCCGAACTCGCCGCCAACCGGGCCGATCTGACGTCCCGCGCCGGCTCGCCGATCACCCGCGACCCGGCCGTCCGGTCCAGGGCGGCGGCGGTCACCGACGCGGACACCCGCCGCTCACAGCCGTACGGCGAACGGGCCGCCGCACAGCGCGC is a window from the Streptomyces sp. NBC_00299 genome containing:
- a CDS encoding 3-hydroxybutyryl-CoA dehydrogenase; the encoded protein is MSGGIRRVGVVGGGQMGAGIAEMCARAGLDTVVCEVDALAARAARERVAASLDRAVRRGKLEEAAARDALARMVFSGSLDDLADRQLVVEAVVENPAAKAGVFATLDKIVEDPEAVLATNTSSLPVMRLGMATGRADRVVGLHFFNPVPVLPLVEVVTSLHTSGTTVAAVEDFAVRALGKTVIRSQDRAGFVVNALLIPYLLSAVRMAESGFATAADIDTGMELGCAHPMGPLKLADLIGLDTVASIAESLYDEFREPLYAPPPLLQRMVEAGLLGRKTGRGFHVYDQD
- the metE gene encoding 5-methyltetrahydropteroyltriglutamate--homocysteine S-methyltransferase, yielding MTTKSAAAAARATVYGYPRQGPNRELKKAIEGYWKGRVTPDALRTTAAELRAANWRQLADAGIHEVPTGDFSYYDHVLDTTVMVGAIPERHRDAVTADTVDGYFAMARGTQDVAPLEMTKWFDTNYHYLVPELGPDTVFTADSAKQVAELKEALALGLTARPVLVGPVTYLLLAKPAPGAPAAFEPLTLLDRLLPVYAEVLADLRAAGAEWAQLDEPALVQDRTPAELNAAERAYRDLGALTDRPKLLVASYFDRLGDALPVLAKAPVDGLALDFTESAAANLDALAAVGGLPGKRLVAGVVNGRNIWVNDLEKSLSTLGTLLGLADRVDVAASCSLLHVPLDTGLERDIEPQVLRWLAFARQKTAEIITLAKGLAQGTDTIAAELAANRADLTSRAGSPITRDPAVRSRAAAVTDADTRRSQPYGERAAAQRAQLRLPLLPTTTIGSFPQTGELRTARADLRGGRIDAAGYEERIKAEIQEVISFQEKTGIDVLVHGEAERNDMVQYFAEQLTGYLATQHGWVQSYGTRYVRPPILAGDISRPEPMTVRWTQYAQSLTSRPVKGMLTGPVTMLAWSFVRDDQPLGDTARQVALALRDEVNDLEAAGTSVIQVDEPALRETLPLRAAADHPAYLDWATESFRLTTSGVRPDTQIHTHMCYAEFGDIVQAIDDLDADVISLEAARSHMQVARELAEHGYPREAGPGVYDIHSPRVPSTEEAAALLRKGLEAIPAERLWVNPDCGLKTRGWPETRASLENLVAAARTVREELSAS
- a CDS encoding short-chain fatty acyl-CoA regulator family protein; this encodes MSKTYAGARLRRLREERRMSQAELARVLAISPSYLNQMEHDSRPLTVPVLLRLTETFGLDPNFFSERDTTRLVADLREALTGEIAEARVSPSDLAELASRMPAVARVLLDLGRRNQLLSERLAGAADGRDTAVETPRSPHEEIRDFFYRRQNYLHDTDLAAERLADEIGIRPGEVVGALTARLADAHDVRPAAGTGDRLHHFDAATRTLHLSTRLRPGQRAFRMATQLALLEYGDVDRQAAEDFPPGSPAHALARIGIANYFAAALILPYTAFHTAAEEFRYDIERLTDRYGLGYETVCHRLSTLQRPRLRGVPFSFVRVDRAGNMSKRQSATGFHFSRAGGTCPLWNVYEAFAAPGRIHVQIAEMPDGQRYLWTARAVTRHRGGWGEPGRTYAIGLGCEIRHAHRLVYSDGLDLTNASAATPIGMGCRVCERLDCPQRAAPPLGRALAVDEHSSTFVPYPVEAENDRRA
- the aceB gene encoding malate synthase A; translated protein: MSTTALTHHVRVLAGPGHRHDEILTPAALDFVGRLAAEFGERRRELMKERRRLALRLASGSPLGFPLVTSAVRADPAWRVAPPAPGLTDRRVEITGPPDRRMAVNALNSGAEVWMADFEDATAPLWDNVIGGQLNLLDAVERRFDFTTAEGTEYRLGESDRLATVMVRPRGWHLDEEHLESDGRPVPAALVDFGLYFFHCAQRQIDAGYGPYFYLPKLENRYEARLWNDVFVLAQELLGIPRGTIRATVLIETITAAFEMEEILYELREHSAGLNAGRWDYLFSLIKTFGHRTDFLLPDRAKVTMSAPFMRAYTELLVRTCHRRGAHAIGGMAAHVPGKDPDTNEAALAKVRLDKEREAEDGFDGSWVAHPGLVPACREVFDGVLGERPHQLDRTRDDVEVTAADLLSVRRISGPPTAEGVRSNIAVALRYFAAWLRGQGAVALYGLMEDAATAEIARVQIWQWLRHRVVDRETVLRLLDDEVAALGAEYPWAPVDEIRALFERMALAGELPQFFTPDAYTRHLVKRTKAGA